The genome window CGGGGGTGCTGCTGGCCACGTACACCGGCATGGTCATCGTGTTCCTGCTGTCGTACCGCCGGGCCTTCGGCGTGCAGCGCCCGGATGCGGCCATGTGCCTGCGCTTCGTGCTGGTGGCCCACGTGGGCATGGCCGTGGTGTGGGTGGTGTCCGTGGCTGCGCTGCGGGTGGTGGAGGCGTTGGTGGTGCTGCTGCCGGGGTGGCCCGTGCCCCCGGATGGTGGCGTGGGCGGAGCGGCAGGCGGCATGGGCCCGGCCCTGCATGCTGCGGACGCATGGCGCGCCGTGCTGCCGCAAGGGGCGGGCGCGCTGCTTGCCCCGGTCATGGGCCGTGCGCTGGAAGGCGGCTGCCACGCGGCGGGCATCGTGGCCGGGTTCGTGGTCAATTTCGCGGGGCACAAGCTGTACAGTTTTCGGCGGCGGGGCAGTGCTGGTGCGGCTGGAGCGCGCGCCGATGCGTTCGCCGGGGATGCGGGAACGGGTGCGGCGGACGCATCCGGTTCAACGTGCAATCCGGGGCATGGGGTGACGCGAGCATGCATCGCCCCCGCCCGGCTGGCGAACGTTTTGGCCGTGGCCGTGCCCGTGCTCTACGTGGTGGCCTACGCGCCCCACGGCATGGACACCAGCGACTTCGGCTTCTTCTACGGGCATGCCTGGCGCGTCCTGCTGGGCGAGGTGCCCTACCGCGATTTCTTCTACGTCAAACCTCCGTTGTCATTGTACTGGCATGCCGTGTGGCTGTGGCTGACGCCGGAGCGGGTCACCGTGCTGGCGGGCAAGGCCGGGTTCTACGTGGAAATGCTGGCAGCCTCGTGGCTGGGCGCGCTGTATCTTGCCCGCGCGGTGGACCTGCGTCGCCTGGGCGTGCCCCTGCCGCTGCTGGCCACGCTGGGGTTCGTGTGGTCGGTGCATTCCTTTCCGCCCATGCCGTGGCACACGGTGGATGGAGTGCTGTTCGGCGCCGGGGCGCTGTACGCCGTGGTGGCCGGGCACCCGCTGCTGGCCGGGGTGCTGGCCGCAGCCAGCGCGCTGACCAAGCAGTCGTATGCGCTGATGCCGCTGGGGGTGGCCGTGGCCGCGTTGGTGGCCGGTCGCGGGGGGGCGTGCCTGCAAGGCGGAATGGGGCCGTACGCGCGGCTGCGCGGGCTGCACTGGCGCGGTGCCGGGCTGGCGGTGTCGGGTACGGCTGCGGCATTCGTCCTGTTTGCCGGGCTGCTGCATGCAGCCGGGGCGTGGGATGCCTTCCGGGCCATGACCGCCGGATTGAGCGGCCAGGTCGGGCCGGGCGAGGCGTTGCAGGCGGGCATCGTGCTGTACCTGACGCAGGAATTGCACCTGCCAGCGCTGGCCCTGCTGCTGTGGGGCGCGTGGGCCGTGCTGGACGGCAGGCCGCGCGGTGGCGTGCAGCCGCTGGTGCTGTACGTGCTGCTGCTGGCGGGGGATTACCTGTACACGGTGGCGGCCACCCGTACCTGGATCGGCTACGGGGCAGACTGGCCGCTGTTTCTGGTGACCGTGGGCGCGGCCTGCGTGCTGTTTGGCGGTGACCTGCTGGGGCGCCGTGCCGTGGGAGCCGGGGCGGATGTTGCTCCGGCAGCGGGCGGAAGGGCGGCGAAGGGTGCGCCCCCCGTTGCGGTGCGGCCTGATACGGGGTCGCCTGACGCGACGGCCTCTGGCGCACCACCCGAGGTCGATACGTCTTTTTCCGCCGTATCCCCGACGGGCCGTGCTGCCGTGCTGCTGGGCGCGGCCCTGCTGCTGGCGTGGTCCACGGGCATCAGCTGGGGCTACAAGACCCCGGCCTTCTTCGCCGCCCCCTTGTGGTTGGCGGCCATGCTGGTGCACGCGCGCCTGGGTGGCCGGGCGGCCACGCTGGGGTGGGTGGCCCTGGCCTGCGGGCTGGTCATGTTCCGGGCCGGGTACCAGTACCCGTACATGTTCCCGCAACGCCCCCTTTCGCGTGCCGAACTGGTGCACGATGCGGGCGCGGTGTTCCCGCGCCTGACCGGGGTGAAGGTGGACGACGTTCTGCTGGGCACCCTGCGCGACCTGCGCGACCTGCGCGCGCGATACGGGGCCAACTACAAGACATTGCCCGGTTTTCCGCTGGCGTACCTGCTGACCGGCGACCGCCCCGCACTGTCTGCCGAATGGTTGCAGGACGGCGAGATCAATGGCCGGGTGGACGAGGTGTACGGCCAGTTGGTGGACCGTGACGTGGTGGTGTTCATGGAGCGCGACCAGATGGACACCGTGTCCCCGGACGGGTACGCGCGCACCCGCTATTCCGTGCCCGCGCGGGTGCGGCGGGAATGGCGCATGGTGGACGAGACGGAGCATTTCGTGGTGTTCCGGCGTCCGTAGGGTGCCCGCCGGGCTGCCTGCGGGCGGCGCGCGGCTTTCGGGGGCAGCGGGGGCGGGGCATGGTGCGGAGAATGAGGCTGCCGGAGAGGGGCCAGGGGCGGCCCGGCGCATGCGCTACCGGTACGGCGCGAAGCGCAGGTCCGTGGTCAGTTGGTCGATGAGCTTGCGGTGCCCGGCGGGAAAGGTGAAGCGCGGCAGGTCGGCGAAGTGCACCCAGCGGTACTCGGTGGCCGCGCCCAGAACCGGCGGCACGGGCGGTTCCTCGGGCACATCCCCGTCCAGCGCGCACAGGTAGCAGTGCAGGGTAACCCGGTAGGTGGTGTACCCGTGGCGGATTACCGCCAGCTTGTCACGTACCGCAATGCGGAAGGCGGTTTCCTCGGCGTATTCGCGCACGATGGTCGCGTCCGGAACTTCGTCCTTCTCCACGCAGCCGCCGGGAAATTCCCAGAATCCCGCCCACACGCCCTCATCGGGCCGCTTCTGGATGAAGATGCGATTGCCGTGCACCAGCACGCCGGTGGCTACGTCCAGCGGGGTGATGGGCTGCTTGCGCCCCGGCACGGGCCGCTCGTGCGGAATGCCCAGGCGCAGGCTTTCGCACAGGCCGGACAGCGGGCATGAAGCGCATTGCGGTTTCTTGCGGCAGACCAGCGCGCCCAGTTCCATGAGCGCCTGGTTGAAGTCGCGGGCGCGCCCCGTGGGCAGCAGCGCGGCGGCCAGCGCCCGGATGCGTGCGGCGGCGGGCTGGGCGCGCACGGGGGTGTCGATGTCGAACACCCGCGACAGCACCCGTTCCACGTTGGCGTCGATGCAGGTCACGTCGCGGTTGAAGGCGATGCCCGCGATGGCACCCGCCGTGTACGGGCCGATGCCCGGCAGCGCCCGGATGGCATCCGGGTCGTCGGGCAGTTCGCCGCCGTGCCGCTCCACCAGGGCTTTTGCCGCCTTGTGCAGATTGCGCACCCGCGAATAGTAGCCCAGCCCCTCCCATGCCTTGAGCAGTTCGTCCTCGCTGGCGGCGGCCACGCTGGCCGCGTCGGGGAATTGGGTCATCCAGCGCAGGAAGTAATCCACACCCCGGTCCATCTGCGTCTGTTGCAGCATTACCTCGGATATCCACACCGAATACGGCTCGTAGCCGAACCGCCACGGCAGCGGGCGCTTGTGCACGGCAAACCAGTCCAGCAGGGCCTGGGCAAAGGCTTCCGCAAAGGCGGCGGTGGGCAGTTCGCGGGGCTGGCCGGTATCGGCGGGGGCAGCGGGGCGGTTGCGGGGGGCCGTGGGGGCGGGTGCGGCGTCGGGCGGGGACTGGTGCGGTTGGGCATCCGGCTGATTGTCCGGCAGGCCGGGGGCGGCGCTGGCGCATGCGGAATGGGGGAAGGTGTCGCGGGCGGGCATGGGCGTGGATGTACCGCACCCACGGCGCGGCTGGCAAGGCGCGGAGACGCACGGGGTGTCGTGCGGAGGGCTTGCCCGCGCGACGAACAAGGTGGGCGCCGGATCGACTCCAGCCCCCACCCTTGAAACATCAGGCCAGCCTACGCGTGGTGCACGCGGCTCAGAAACTCGCGCAGGCGCGGGTTTTTCGGCGCGCCAAAGAATTCGTCCGGCGGGCCTTCTTCCTGTATCCGGCCCTGGTCGATGAAGATGACGCGGTCGGCCACCTCGCGCGCAAAGCCCATTTCGTGGGTGACGATGACCATGGTCATGCCTTCCAGCGCAAGGGCGCGCATGACTTCCAGCACTTCGCCCACCAGTTCGGGGTCCAGGGCGCTGGTGGGTTCGTCGAACAGCAGCACTTTCGGCTGCATGGCCAGCGAGCGGGCAATGGCCACGCGCTGCTTCTGCCCGCCGGAAAGCTGGTCCGGATAGGCGGTGGCCTTGTCGGCCAGGCCCACTTTTTCCAGCAGGGCCAGGCCCAGCCGGTTGGCCTCTGCGCGGGAGGTGCGGCGCACGCGGATGGGGCCAAGGGTCACGTTGTCCAGCACGCTCATGTGCGGAAACAGGTTGAACTGCTGGAACACCATGCCCGCTTCCGTGCGCACGTAGTTGATGTCGGTGGCGGGGTCGTACAGGTCGTGCCCGTCCACGACGACCTTGCCGGAGGTGATTTCCTCCAGCCGGTTGATGCAGCGCAGCGCCGTGGACTTGCCCGAGCCGGACGGCCCGATGATCACCACCACCTCGCCGGGACAGACGGTAAGGTCGATGCCGCGCAGCACCTCGTTCTGGCCGAACCGCTTGTGCAGGTTGCGGACCGTGATCATGGGGGATTCGCAGGTTTTCATGGTGTCATCCCCCTTCCAGGGGTTGTTTCCAAAGTAGGATTTTTGTTCGTTGGCAAGGAAAACGAGCCTGCCATGAAGGAGTATACTCTTACCGTATTCGACTGACATGGCAGACGAAGTTTGACGAAGCCAACGGGCGAAAGGACAATTTGGAAGCAACCCCTATCTGCCGAAGCGGGCGTTGAGCCTGCGTTCGTATACCCGCAGCACGCGGGCGATGCTCAGCGTCATCACCAGGTACATCACGGCCACGGTCAGCCACACCTCGAAGGCGCGAAAATTCACGGCAATGATCTCCTGCCCCTGCCGGGTCAGTTCGCCCACCCCGATGACCACCAGCAGCGAGGTGTCCTTCAGCGAGATGATGAACTGGTTGCCCAGCGGCGGGATCATGCGGCGAAAGGCCTGCGGCCACACCACGTGCAGCATGGTCTGCATGCGGGTAAGCCCGATGGAGCGCCCCGCCTCGGTCTGGCCCACGTCGATGGATTCCACGGCGCCGCGCACGATTTCCGCGATGTACGCCCCGGAATTGACCGCAATGGCGACGATGCCCGCCGTCACTGGCGGAATGCGCATGCCGATGGCCAGCGGCAGGCCGAAGTACAGGAACATCACCTGCACGATGAGCGGCGTGCCGCGTATGGCCTCTACGTATATGTCGGCCAGGGTGCGGGGCAGTTTGCCGCGCGCGGTCTTGGCCAGCCCGGTGGCGGTGCCCACCAGAAAGCCGATGGCCAGCCCGCCCAGGGTGATGATGATGGTCAGGTGCACCCCGCCGAGCAGCAGGGGTACGCTTTCCCACATGACGCTTGCTTTGAAGTCCAGTGCCATGGAATGCCTTTGGGTGATTCTCGCGGGGAGGGTGCGGGAACGGGCAAGGGGATGGCCCTGCGGCCATCCCCGTCGTGCCCGTTCAGGCGGTCAGGCGGTCAGGCAGGCGCAATGCCCGCCATGGCCGTCATCAGCAATGGGGCAGGGCTACTTGCCGGGGGCGTAGCCGAACCACTTCATGTACAGCTTGTCGTAGGTGCCGTCGGCCTTGGCCTTCTTCAGGGCCTCGTTCACCTTGGACACCAGCGGGCTGCCCTTGGGGAAGCCGATGCCGTACGACTGGCCCTGGTACAGCGGGCCAACGGTCTTCACCTTGCCCTTGCCGGCGGTCAGGGCGAATTCCTTCACCACGGGCATGTCGAACACCACGGCGTCGGCGCCGCCGCTCATCAGTTCAAAGAACATGCCGTCGTTGTTGGGGAACAGCTTCACTTCCTTGGCGGCGGCACTGGCCTTCACGAAGTCCACGGACGACGTGGCGGTCTTGGTGGCCACGATCTTGCCCTTCAGGTCTTCCACCGACTTGATGGCGGTGTCGCCTTCGCGCACCAGGATCATCAGGCCGGAATCGTAGTAGGGGTCGGAAAAGTCGATCACCTGCTGGCGCTCGGCCTTGATGGTGATGCCCGCAATGCCCACGTCGATGTTGCCGGTCTGAAGGCCGGGGATGATGCCGTTGAAGTCCATGGGCTGCAATTCGTACTCCACGCCCACGGTCTTGGCCACGGCTTGCCACAGTTCGATGTCGAAGCCGGTGTACTTGCCGTCCTCGCCCTTGAACTCGAAGGGCTTGAAGTTGGTGTCGTGCGCGACGACAAGCTTCTTGGCCATGGCGGGGGCGCACAGCGCGGCCACCAGGGCAAGGCCGAGGGCGATCTGGATGAGACGCTTCATGGGTTCCTCCGGTCTGTTGCGGCTGGTGCGCTGGTGCGCGCACGGCCCGTGGTGCGTCCGCGCGGCGTGCGTGCGAACCGGATAGGAATTGCAGAATCCGGACGGGAAATCAAGGGTGGCGGGCCGCGTCAGCGGCTGGTGTACGGGAGCATCAGCCGCTGGTGCAAGGGGTCCACCTGTTGCTGCACGAAAAACGGGCCGGAAGGGGGATCCCTTCCGGCCCGTGGCGTCGTAGCGGAGTACAGGCTGCGGCTACGCGGTCTTGCGCATGGCCGCTACGCAGCCTTGCCCCCGGCGGCGGGGACTGTGGGGGCAGCGGGGACGGCGGGTGCGGGGCAGGCGGGCTGGCCCGGTTCGCCGTCGTCGAAGAAGGCCAGGCTGGCGGACGAGATGACCACGATCACCGAACCCACGTTGTGGAACACCGACGCCATCACCGGAGAGAGCAGGCCGTAACCGCTGCCCAGGATCGACAGCGCGTTGAACAGCATGCCGAGGCCGATGTTGATCTTGATGAGCGAGATGGCCCGGCGCGAAAGGCGCACCAGAAAGGGCAGGCGACCGATGTCGTCGTGGGTCAGGGCCACGTCGGCGGTTTCCAGCGCCACGTCGGTGCCTGCGCCGCCCATGGCCACCCCCACGTCCGCCCCGGCCAGGGCGGGGGCGTCGTTGATGCCGTCGCCCACGAAGATGACCGTGGCCCCGGACTGCTGCTGGGTACGGATGGCGGCAAGCTTGTCGGCGGGCTTCAGCCCGGCGCGCCAGTAGTCTATGCCCGCCTGCGCCGCGATGCGCGCGGCGGCGGTTTCGTGGTCGCCGGACAGCATACCCGCGTGGGCAAGGCCTGCCGCCTTCAGCCCGCTGACCGATGCGCGCGCGCCGGGCCGCAGGGTGTCGGTGACGGCCAGCAGCCCGGCGGGGGCCGCATCCACGCGTACCAGCAGGGCCGTGGCCCCACGCGACCGCAGGGCGGCCAGCGGTGCCGCAAGACCGGGCGCGCGATCGGAAAGTTCCGTCTCCACCTCGGCGGTGACGCCGCAGACTTCCACGGCGTGGCCGTCCACGGTGGCCCGCACGCCCACGCCCACCTCGGTGAACGCGCCTTCCGCCGTGGCGGGCGTGATGGACCGCGCCTCGGCCCCGGCCACGATGGCCCGGGCGATGGGGTGGGTGCCGCCGCCTTCCGCCCCGGCGGCCAGGGCCAGCAGGCGTTCTGCGGTCATGCCCGGCACGGGCAGCACTTCGTCCAGTTCGGGCCGCCCGTAGGTGAGGGTGCCCGTCTTGTCGAACAGCACCAGGGTGGCGGCGGCCACCTTTTCCAGGGCCTGCCCGCCGCGCACGATGATGCCCGCGCGGGCTGCGCGGCCCACGGCGGCCACGGCGGCGGTGGGCGCGGCCATCAGCAGGGCGCAGGGGCACCCGGCGATAAGTACGGCCACGGCGCGCGACGTCTCGCCAGAGGCGGCCCAGGCCACGGCGGCACAGGCCAGCACCACCGGGGTGAACCATTGGGCGTACTTGTCCACCAGACGGGCTGCCTTGGGGTTGTGGGCTTCCGCCTCTTCCACCAGGCGCACCACCTTGCCGATGGTGGTGTCTTCGCCCACGCGTTGCGCCTCGACCACGATGACGCCGTTGTAGTTCATGGTGCCCGCCAGCACCGTGTCGCCGGTGGTGCACGAGCGGGGCAGCGGTTCGCCGGTGATGGAGGATTCGTCCACGGCGGTGATGCCGGACAGGATTACCGCATCCACGGGAATGCGTTCGCCGGGGCGCACGCGCAGTTGCTGGCCCACGCGCACTTCGGCGGCGGGCACGGTGCGCTCGCGGCCGTCCGGCTCGACGATGGTGGCGGTATCCGGCGTGACGGCGGCCAGGGCCTTGATGGACCGGCGGGCCGCATCGCTCAGGAAGCCCTCCACCAGCGAACCCGCCTTCATGATGCAGGCCACGATGGCGGCGGACAGGTATTCGCCCTGCGCCACCGAGGCGATGAGGGCGATGGAGACCAGTTCGTCCACGTTGACCTGCCTTTCCAGCAGGCCTTGCACCGCGCCCTTGACGATGGGCAGGCCGTTGACGGCGGCCCCGGTCAGGGCCAGGGCGGCGGCCAGCCATGCGGGCGCGCCGGAAAGCGACGCGATCCACGAGGCGGCGGCCAGAATGCCGCCCAGCAGGCAGAGCAGTGTTTCGCGCGAGGAAATCAGTTCACGGTAGGAGCCGGGGCAGGCGAAGCGTCCGATCACGGGGTGTGCCTCCAGAATGTTTGACGGTCAAACTTCTTTATGTCCAAGATAGTTTGACCGTCAAGGTATTTTCTGTGCACGAGTAACATTCCGGAACGGCAGAGGAAAGCAGGGAATAGGGGGCAAGGCGGTGGCGAGGCAGTGGCAGGACGGTGGAATTGCGGGGCGGCGGCCATGCCCGCCCGATGGGGGAGATAGGTCCTTTTGCCCCGTGTCCCTTACCCCAGCGCCACGTCCAGGGCCATCATCAGGGTGAACCCGGCAATGACCCCCATGGTGGCAAGGTCGCCATAGCCCGACCCTTGCGATTCGGGGATCACTTCCTCCACCACCACGAAGATCATGGCCCCGGCGGCAAAGGCCAGCGCATAGGGCAGCAGGGGCTGTGCCCAGATTACCGCCGCCGCGCCGATTACGGCGGCGATGGGTTCGACTATGCCCGAGGCCTGCCCGAACATGAACGCCTTCATGCGCGAAAAGCCTTCGCGCCGCAGCGGTACGGATACCGCCGTGCCCTCCGGAAAATTCTGGATGCCGATGCCCAGCGCAAGGGCCATGGCCCCGGCCAGCGACGCGGAGGGCAGGTCTGCGGCCACGGCACCGAAGGCCACGCCCACGGCCAGCCCTTCCGGAATGTTGTGCAGGGTGATGGCCGTCACCAGCAGGGTGGAGCGTTGCCACGTGCTCGGCAGCCCTTCGGCGTGTTCGATGGGGTTGTGCAGGTGCAGGTGGGGCAGCAGCATGTCCACCAGCCGCAGGAACAGCGCGCCCAGCACGAAGCCGATCGCGGCGGGCACGAACGACCAGCGCCCCAGGTGCTCCGACATTTCCAGCGCCGGGGCCAGCAGCGACCAGAAGCTGGCCGCGATCATCACCCCGGCTGCAAAGCCCAGCATGACGTCCAGCGCCTTGCGCGAGAAGCTTTTGGTCAGGAACACCAGGGCCGCGCCCAGCGCGGTGACGCCCCAGGTGAACAAACCGGCGAGAAAGGCCTGGATGACGGGGGAAAGCTCGGTGAAGGCGGTGTACATGCCCGGTCTCCGGATGGGGTGAGGGAAGTCGGCCGGAAGGCTTCAATACGCCGAGTATACCCGGAAATGGCGTGCCGTCCACTGGTGCGGACGGGGTGGCGTGCCGGGTGCGGCGGCTGCCTTGCCCCCTGCCTTGCCCCCTGCCGTCTACACCCGGCGGGAATAGCGCAGCTTCAGCCAGATCACGGCCAGTATCAGCGCCAGGCCCACGGCGTTGGCGGCCATGACCGGCCACGATCCGATGCCGATGCCGTAGACCAGCCACAGCGAAACGCCCACGGCCAGCAGCCGGAAGGTGGGCAGCGAGATGTCATTGGCGGAGCGGG of Nitratidesulfovibrio sp. contains these proteins:
- the mutY gene encoding A/G-specific adenine glycosylase, giving the protein MPARDTFPHSACASAAPGLPDNQPDAQPHQSPPDAAPAPTAPRNRPAAPADTGQPRELPTAAFAEAFAQALLDWFAVHKRPLPWRFGYEPYSVWISEVMLQQTQMDRGVDYFLRWMTQFPDAASVAAASEDELLKAWEGLGYYSRVRNLHKAAKALVERHGGELPDDPDAIRALPGIGPYTAGAIAGIAFNRDVTCIDANVERVLSRVFDIDTPVRAQPAAARIRALAAALLPTGRARDFNQALMELGALVCRKKPQCASCPLSGLCESLRLGIPHERPVPGRKQPITPLDVATGVLVHGNRIFIQKRPDEGVWAGFWEFPGGCVEKDEVPDATIVREYAEETAFRIAVRDKLAVIRHGYTTYRVTLHCYLCALDGDVPEEPPVPPVLGAATEYRWVHFADLPRFTFPAGHRKLIDQLTTDLRFAPYR
- a CDS encoding amino acid ABC transporter ATP-binding protein: MITVRNLHKRFGQNEVLRGIDLTVCPGEVVVIIGPSGSGKSTALRCINRLEEITSGKVVVDGHDLYDPATDINYVRTEAGMVFQQFNLFPHMSVLDNVTLGPIRVRRTSRAEANRLGLALLEKVGLADKATAYPDQLSGGQKQRVAIARSLAMQPKVLLFDEPTSALDPELVGEVLEVMRALALEGMTMVIVTHEMGFAREVADRVIFIDQGRIQEEGPPDEFFGAPKNPRLREFLSRVHHA
- a CDS encoding ABC transporter permease subunit (The N-terminal region of this protein, as described by TIGR01726, is a three transmembrane segment that identifies a subfamily of ABC transporter permease subunits, which specificities that include histidine, arginine, glutamine, glutamate, L-cystine (sic), the opines (in Agrobacterium) octopine and nopaline, etc.), translated to MALDFKASVMWESVPLLLGGVHLTIIITLGGLAIGFLVGTATGLAKTARGKLPRTLADIYVEAIRGTPLIVQVMFLYFGLPLAIGMRIPPVTAGIVAIAVNSGAYIAEIVRGAVESIDVGQTEAGRSIGLTRMQTMLHVVWPQAFRRMIPPLGNQFIISLKDTSLLVVIGVGELTRQGQEIIAVNFRAFEVWLTVAVMYLVMTLSIARVLRVYERRLNARFGR
- the glnH gene encoding glutamine ABC transporter substrate-binding protein GlnH is translated as MKRLIQIALGLALVAALCAPAMAKKLVVAHDTNFKPFEFKGEDGKYTGFDIELWQAVAKTVGVEYELQPMDFNGIIPGLQTGNIDVGIAGITIKAERQQVIDFSDPYYDSGLMILVREGDTAIKSVEDLKGKIVATKTATSSVDFVKASAAAKEVKLFPNNDGMFFELMSGGADAVVFDMPVVKEFALTAGKGKVKTVGPLYQGQSYGIGFPKGSPLVSKVNEALKKAKADGTYDKLYMKWFGYAPGK
- a CDS encoding cation-translocating P-type ATPase produces the protein MIGRFACPGSYRELISSRETLLCLLGGILAAASWIASLSGAPAWLAAALALTGAAVNGLPIVKGAVQGLLERQVNVDELVSIALIASVAQGEYLSAAIVACIMKAGSLVEGFLSDAARRSIKALAAVTPDTATIVEPDGRERTVPAAEVRVGQQLRVRPGERIPVDAVILSGITAVDESSITGEPLPRSCTTGDTVLAGTMNYNGVIVVEAQRVGEDTTIGKVVRLVEEAEAHNPKAARLVDKYAQWFTPVVLACAAVAWAASGETSRAVAVLIAGCPCALLMAAPTAAVAAVGRAARAGIIVRGGQALEKVAAATLVLFDKTGTLTYGRPELDEVLPVPGMTAERLLALAAGAEGGGTHPIARAIVAGAEARSITPATAEGAFTEVGVGVRATVDGHAVEVCGVTAEVETELSDRAPGLAAPLAALRSRGATALLVRVDAAPAGLLAVTDTLRPGARASVSGLKAAGLAHAGMLSGDHETAAARIAAQAGIDYWRAGLKPADKLAAIRTQQQSGATVIFVGDGINDAPALAGADVGVAMGGAGTDVALETADVALTHDDIGRLPFLVRLSRRAISLIKINIGLGMLFNALSILGSGYGLLSPVMASVFHNVGSVIVVISSASLAFFDDGEPGQPACPAPAVPAAPTVPAAGGKAA
- a CDS encoding ZIP family metal transporter, which codes for MYTAFTELSPVIQAFLAGLFTWGVTALGAALVFLTKSFSRKALDVMLGFAAGVMIAASFWSLLAPALEMSEHLGRWSFVPAAIGFVLGALFLRLVDMLLPHLHLHNPIEHAEGLPSTWQRSTLLVTAITLHNIPEGLAVGVAFGAVAADLPSASLAGAMALALGIGIQNFPEGTAVSVPLRREGFSRMKAFMFGQASGIVEPIAAVIGAAAVIWAQPLLPYALAFAAGAMIFVVVEEVIPESQGSGYGDLATMGVIAGFTLMMALDVALG
- a CDS encoding SemiSWEET transporter encodes the protein MPAPIIDAAALSSLIEAVGYVAGLLTSLAYLPQVVRIARTRSANDISLPTFRLLAVGVSLWLVYGIGIGSWPVMAANAVGLALILAVIWLKLRYSRRV